A stretch of the Poseidonibacter parvus genome encodes the following:
- a CDS encoding glutaminase, which produces MNYQNIINEIEDEIQVYFKEGKVADYIPALAHINPNQFAMSIKLLDGTSFNVGNTQNKFSIQSISKVFTFTLALQLYGRSLYKRVGHEPSGDPFNSLIQLEYENGIPRNPFINAGAIVTTDTLLSKYQDKSFDYILDFIRTSANDFTINYDKEVYSSELEHGFLNMALINMMKSYKNINNDLEKVIQTYFKQCSIEMNTEQLANSMLFLANHGVNPITNKVLINEAKAKRINSLMLTCGHYDASGDFAYKVGLPGKSGVGGGIVAIVPGKMSICVYSPKLNKQGNSLIGTKALELFTTKTGLSIF; this is translated from the coding sequence CATTCCAGCACTTGCACATATTAATCCAAACCAATTTGCAATGAGTATAAAACTACTTGATGGAACAAGCTTTAATGTAGGAAATACTCAAAATAAGTTTTCAATTCAGAGTATTTCTAAGGTATTTACTTTTACATTAGCCTTACAATTATATGGTAGAAGTTTATATAAAAGAGTAGGACATGAACCCTCGGGTGACCCTTTTAACTCACTTATTCAGCTTGAATATGAAAACGGAATTCCTAGAAATCCATTCATAAATGCAGGTGCAATTGTAACAACTGATACATTATTATCTAAGTATCAAGATAAAAGTTTTGATTATATATTAGATTTTATAAGAACAAGTGCAAATGATTTTACAATCAATTATGATAAAGAAGTTTACAGTTCAGAACTAGAACATGGTTTTTTAAATATGGCTTTAATAAATATGATGAAAAGCTATAAAAATATAAACAACGATTTAGAAAAAGTAATTCAAACATATTTTAAACAATGTTCGATTGAAATGAATACTGAACAATTAGCAAATTCAATGCTTTTTTTAGCAAATCATGGAGTAAATCCAATTACAAATAAAGTTTTGATAAATGAAGCAAAAGCAAAAAGAATAAATTCATTAATGCTTACATGTGGACATTATGATGCATCAGGAGATTTTGCTTACAAAGTTGGATTACCTGGGAAAAGTGGTGTTGGTGGTGGTATTGTTGCAATAGTTCCTGGAAAAATGTCAATTTGTGTTTATTCTCCAAAATTAAATAAACAAGGTAATTCACTAATAGGAACAAAAGCCCTAGAGTTATTTACAACAAAAACTGGACTATCAATTTTTTAA
- a CDS encoding trimeric intracellular cation channel family protein codes for MTALEIADFIGIICFALSGFLIAVHYKLDILGVFISAFLTALGGGMTRDVLASKTPYVFTDTMPVILVIATVIIALIFKLHKSDDLESKTAFIISDAVGLVSFAITGALVAIENEFNFLGVLILAFITAVGGGTIRDILINRVPSILVSEFYATVAIIVGLITYALHIFNLQSLPALIAVFVFGVALRLLAYYQQWHLPTLSK; via the coding sequence ATGACTGCACTTGAAATAGCTGATTTTATAGGAATAATCTGTTTTGCCTTAAGTGGATTTTTAATTGCTGTTCATTATAAACTTGATATTTTAGGTGTTTTTATCTCTGCTTTTTTAACAGCACTTGGTGGTGGAATGACAAGAGATGTACTAGCTTCTAAAACTCCCTATGTTTTTACAGATACAATGCCTGTAATACTTGTAATTGCTACAGTGATAATTGCACTAATTTTTAAACTTCATAAAAGTGACGACCTTGAAAGCAAAACAGCATTCATAATTTCAGACGCAGTTGGTTTAGTTTCTTTTGCAATTACAGGAGCTTTAGTAGCCATTGAAAATGAGTTTAATTTTTTAGGTGTTTTAATTCTTGCCTTTATTACAGCAGTTGGTGGTGGAACTATTAGAGATATTTTAATAAATAGAGTTCCATCTATTCTAGTTTCAGAATTTTATGCAACTGTTGCAATTATAGTTGGGCTTATAACTTATGCTTTACATATATTTAATTTACAAAGTCTTCCTGCTTTAATTGCTGTATTTGTATTTGGTGTTGCACTTCGATTATTAGCATATTATCAGCAATGGCATCTTCCAACTTTATCTAAATAA